A single window of Gossypium hirsutum isolate 1008001.06 chromosome A10, Gossypium_hirsutum_v2.1, whole genome shotgun sequence DNA harbors:
- the LOC121207625 gene encoding putative disease resistance RPP13-like protein 1, producing MPLLEALTAIREVVVSKVIDFLLDKLALSDFLQFPTEKEVQEMIEKLKEELKAIRAVLDDAEERQLKEQSVKIWLTNLQNLAYDVEDVLDEFETDICKFNFMMERRGSSSKRPKLIPDSFNVFMFHRDMMSKIKDLTTKLKELEPQKHQLQFKVIGSERPKRLDERLHPTSMEIECHVYGRDKDKQTVLDLLLKSDNEGNFVIPIVGMGGIGKTTLAQLVYNDASIRKHFDLKAWVCVSDDFDVRRITKEILQSITSKPCNDDLNTLQEKLKRELEEKKFLIVLDDVWNENYHNWTILQSPFLTKTKGSKVIVTTRNHGVSSTMGAFHAHSLEVLSDDACLSIFAQHALGARDFGGHPNLKEVAKKIVRKCNGLPLAAKTLGGLLRTNVDLDAWEDVLKSEIWKLSEHQSGIIPALQLSYHHLPLHLKRCFAYCAIFPKDYEFEKEEIILLWRAQGFLQEAPEKQITDDLGHKYFRDLVSRSLLQISIKDNSRFVMHDLINDLAQSVAGEICFKIEGNQQISKHARHLSYIANEYDGIKKFEGIYEAQHLRTFLPLRLCDNCQSHITYSFLTNDVLMYLLPNLRCLRALSLEGYHITRLSDFLKDLKHLRYLNFSHTSIKSLPESVSTLYNLETLLLKECKYLEKLPSEMEKLVNLCHLDMTGADRLEGMPSNFSMLTNLQTLSVFVLGKGKGYQIEELKDLSNLKGELCILGLQNIVEPRDAWMAKLCDKSRLEKLEFQFEWSSARKFENRIKEVEKKVLDGLQPSKNLKELTIKYYCGAMLANWVGDSSFNGLQSLCIDDCPNLLTLPSIGKLPLLKMVCIRRLESVTSVGDEFFGENTKIAFPSLEILEFFNMPEWENWNFFEVDKEARKFPKLRELLIQSCPSLLGSIPEYLPSLEKLTIRDCKKMIISIQGFPMLSEIEIHRCHEVVYKGFANDSSLERVSFSCIPKFTCAVECMRLRPIKVQSLEIDDCEELFSFRENNWRCLTQSMSLGILRISTCPQLASIGAEEERQESMQLKIPYNIEKLMIRNCERLEKLSTTLHCLTSVRVIKLNNCPKLISLTRSNLPLNLKVLSIRSCKKLQCLLLDGGGNVNSSNACALRQLVISDCESLKRINRSELPSTLKQLTISWCQKLELVAQEIQDNSSLELLHISSCDNIKELPQGLSKLKHLQSICISSCSNLISFPESGLPTTNLKVLRLRSCELLQTLPKNMYCFNSLEELTITKCPNVTSFLVEGLPTNLLSLNVEGPNICKPIIEWGLHRLTSLKYLWIENGCRDAESFPQDELGITLPPTLTRLCIYGFPKLESLSSNGFRNLTSLEWLFIYDCPNLKSLLGKNMLSSLLLLQIHKCPVLKERCKKEEGPDWSNIAHIPFVYISNKRCESWEA from the coding sequence ATGCCTTTGCTTGAGGCCTTGACAGCTATACGAGAAGTTGTTGTTTCCAAGGTCATCGACTTTCTCCTTGACAAGTTGGCCTTGTCCGACTTCCTGCAATTCCCTACTGAAAAAGAGGTTCAAGAGATGATCGAGAAGTTGAAGGAGGAGCTGAAGGCGATCCGTGCGGTGCTTGATGATGCTGAAGAGAGACAGTTGAAAGAGCAGTCTGTGAAAATCTGGTTGACCAACCTTCAAAACTTGGCGTACGATGTGGAGGATGTTTTGGACGAGTTTGAAACCGATATTTGTAAGTTCAATTTCATGATGGAACGTCGAGGCAGTTCAAGTAAGAGACCCAAACTCATCCCTGATTCATTCAATGTTTTTATGTTTCATAGAGATATGATGTCCAAGATAAAAGATCTCACAACCAAACTGAAAGAGTTGGAACCTCAAAAACACCAGCTACAGTTTAAAGTGATTGGTTCCGAGAGACCCAAAAGATTAGATGAAAGGCTGCATCCTACTTCTATGGAGATTGAATGCCATGTGTATGGCAGAGACAAAGACAAACAAACAGTGCTTGATTTGCTCTTGAAGAGTGATAATGAAGGAAATTTTGTGATTCCCATTGTTGGGATGGGTGGAATTGGTAAGACAACCCTTGCCCAGCTTGTTTACAATGATGCTTCCATTCGAAAACATTTTGACCTCAAAGCATGGGTTTGTGTCTCGGATGATTTTGATGTTAGGAGGATAACAAAAGAAATCTTGCAGTCAATTACGTCCAAACCATGTAATGATGATCTAAATACGCTTCAGGAAAAGTTAAAGAGGGAGTTGGAGGAGAAAAAATTCTTGATTGTTTTGGATGATGTATGGAATGAGAATTATCATAACTGGACCATTTTACAATCTCCATTTTTAACAAAGACGAAAGGAAGCAAAGTTATTGTGACAACAAGAAATCATGGTGTTTCATCAACAATGGGTGCTTTCCATGCTCATTCTTTAGAGGTTTTGTCAGATGATGCTTGCTTGTCTATATTTGCTCAACATGCATTGGGAGCAAGGGACTTTGGAGGACATCCAAACCTAAAAGAAGTTGCTAAGAAAATAGTGAGAAAATGCAATGGTTTGCCTTTGGCTGCTAAAACCCTTGGTGGCCTATTGCGCACTAATGTTGACCTTGATGCTTGGGAAGATGTATTAAAGAGTGAGATATGGAAGCTATCAGAACATCAATCTGGTATAATCCCAGCTCTACAATTGAGCTACCATCATCTTCCTCTGCATTTGAAGCGATGTTTTGCGTATTGCGCCATTTTTCCCAAGGACTATGAGTTTGAAAAGGAAGAAATAATCTTGCTATGGAGAGCACAAGGGTTTCTACAGGAAGCACCAGAAAAACAAATCACTGATGATTTGGGTCACAAGTACTTCAGAGATCTAGTATCCAGGTCCCTTTTGCAAATATCCATCAAAGACAATTCTCGATTCGTTATGCATGACCTTATTAATGATTTGGCTCAATCAGTTGCTGGAGAAATATGCTTTAAGATAGAGGGTAATCAACAAATTTCGAAGCATGCTCGTCACTTATCTTACATTGCCAATGAGTATGATGGCATCAAAAAATTTGAAGGCATTTATGAAGCGCAACATTTACGAACCTTTTTGCCATTGAGGTTATGCGATAATTGTCAAAGCCATATAACCTATAGCTTTTTGACCAATGATGTTCTAATGTATTTGTTGCCAAATTTAAGATGCTTAAGGGCGCTTTCTTTAGAAGGGTACCATATCACCAGGTTATCAGATTTTTTGAAAGATTTGAAACATTTAAGGTACCTAAATTTTTCTCACACttctataaaaagcttgcctgaGTCAGTAAGTACCCTCTACAATTTAGAAACCCTCCTATTGAAGGAATGTAAATACCTAGAGAAGCTACCTTCAGAGATGGAAAAGCTAGTCAACTTATGCCATCTTGATATGACTGGTGCAGATAGGTTAGAAGGTATGCCAAGTAATTTTAGCATGCTAACTAATCTTCAAACACTTTCCGTTTTTGTTTTGGGTAAAGGCAAGGGATATCAAATAGAGGAGTTAAAGGATTTGTCAAATCTCAAGGGTGAACTTTGTATTTTAGGATTACAGAATATTGTTGAACCTCGAGATGCATGGATGGCTAAGTTATGTGATAAGTCAAGACTTGAAAAGTTGGAATTTCAGTTTGAATGGTCATCAGCTCGAAAATTTGAGAATAGAATAAAAGAAGTCGAGAAAAAAGTGTTGGATGGACTTCAACCTTCAAAAAACCTCAAGGAGCTTACCATTAAGTACTACTGTGGTGCAATGCTGGCTAATTGGGTAGGAGATTCGTCCTTCAATGGTTTACAATCTTTATGCATTGATGATTGTCCAAATTTATTAACACTGCCATCAATTGGGAAGTTGCCATTGTTGAAGATGGTATGCATTAGGAGATTGGAAAGTGTAACTAGTGTAGGAGATGAGTTCTTTGGAGAGAACACGAAGATAGCATTTCCTTCATTGGAGATTCTAGAGTTTTTCAACATGCCTGAATGGGAGAACTggaacttctttgaagttgacaAGGAAGCTAGGAAATTCCCTAAACTTCGTGAACTCCTTATTCAAAGTTGTCCTTCATTGTTGGGGAGTATACCGGAATACCTTCCTTCTTTGGAGAAACTTACAATTCGCGACTGTAAGAAGATGATAATTTCCATTCAAGGCTTTCCAATGCTTTCAGAAATAGAAATTCATAGGTGCCATGAGGTAGTGTATAAAGGCTTTGCCAATGACAGTTCATTAGAAAGAGTTTCATTTTCGTGCATTCCTAAATTCACTTGTGCAGTGGAATGCATGAGGTTAAGACCAATAAAAGTGCAATCtcttgagattgatgattgtGAGGAGTTGTTTTCTTTCCGAGAGAACAATTGGAGATGTCTTACTCAGTCTATGTCTCTCGGCATTTTAAGAATTTCTACTTGTCCGCAACTTGCCTCCATAGGAGCAGAAGAGGAAAGACAAGAATCCATGCAATTGAAGATCCCTTACAACATTGAGAAACTGATGATAAGGAATTGTGAAAGGCTAGAAAAGCTATCAACAACCTTACACTGCCTCACATCAGTTAGGGTGATAAAGCTTAACAATTGCCCAAAATTGATTTCTCTTACAAGGAGCAATTTGCCTTTGAATTTGAAAGTGCTGAGTATTCGCTCTTGCAAAAAATTGCAATGTTTGTTGTTAGATGGAGGAGGGAATGTGAACTCTAGCAATGCTTGTGCTCTTCGGCAGTTGGTTATTTCCGATTGTGAATCTCTAAAGAGAATAAACAGAAGTGAGTTACCTTCCACCCTTAAACAACTTACCATAAGCTGGTGCCAAAAGCTAGAGTTGGTAGCCCAAGAAATTCAAGATAACTCCTCTCTTGAATTACTTCATATAAGTTCCTGTGATAATATCAAGGAATTACCTCAAGGATTGAGCAAGCTCAAGCATCTCCAGAGTATATGCATATCAAGTTGTTCAAATTTGATTTCATTTCCGGAGAGTGGTTTACCCACCACAAACCTCAAAGTCCTCCGCCTCCGAAGTTGTGAACTGCTCCAAACTCTACCTAAGAATATGTACTGCTTCAACTCTCTAGAAGAGCTAACAATAACAAAGTGTCCAAATGTGACATCTTTCCTAGTGGAAGGCCTTCCTACAAACCTCCTATCACTTAATGTTGAAGGACCTAATATTTGTAAGCCAATAATTGAGTGGGGATTGCATAGGCTTACTTCTCTTAAATATCTCTGGATAGAGAATGGGTGTCGAGATGCGGAATCGTTTCCACAAGATGAGTTAGGAATCACACTGCCCCCCACTCTTACCCGTCTCTGCATCTATGGATTCCCAAAGCTGGAAAGCCTATCCTCCAATGGATTTCGTAACCTCACCTCTCTGGAGTGGTTGTTCATCTATGATTGCCCAAATCTCAAGTCTCTTCTTGGAAAGAACATGCTGTCTTCGCTTTTGCTGCTACAAATTCATAAATGTCCGGTGCTAAAAGAACGATGCAAAAAGGAAGAAGGACCCGACTGGTCCAACATAGCCCACATACCTTTTGTCTACATTTCAAACAAAAGATGTGAAAGTTGGGAGGCTTGA